A window of Shewanella mesophila contains these coding sequences:
- a CDS encoding SDR family NAD(P)-dependent oxidoreductase, with translation MIHSVALVGCGWFGLPLAQALVDRGFSVSGSKREAAQALALKELGIDGFVLDLDAQQPLDSDQLAKLHADAIVINIPPGLRRGDNGYLARLEHLRTLMGDHLYQRILFISTTGVYPANGKVQYEADAIAHNDTSEILLQAEAMFRGAVIVRFAGLMGPKRHPGRFLAGKTGLTGAMLSVNMTHLDDCVGGVMAILTHKGQLAPAYNICSPDHPCKAAFYQRAAAMLGLVEPEFTSSGDDSEDKVVDGSLICQQLGYQYRHQDLFEMLESC, from the coding sequence ATGATTCATTCTGTTGCCCTAGTTGGATGCGGTTGGTTTGGCTTACCTTTAGCACAAGCTTTGGTCGATAGAGGCTTTTCTGTTAGTGGTTCAAAACGAGAAGCAGCACAAGCCTTAGCACTGAAAGAGCTGGGCATCGATGGATTTGTATTAGATCTCGATGCTCAGCAGCCGCTCGACAGTGACCAATTAGCTAAACTTCACGCCGATGCGATAGTTATTAATATTCCCCCTGGACTTCGCCGTGGTGACAATGGCTATCTTGCACGGCTTGAACATCTTCGTACGCTGATGGGCGATCATCTCTATCAGCGCATTCTCTTTATTAGCACCACAGGCGTCTATCCCGCTAATGGTAAGGTGCAATATGAGGCGGATGCCATCGCGCACAACGATACCAGTGAGATACTGCTGCAGGCCGAAGCCATGTTTAGAGGCGCTGTTATTGTTCGATTTGCGGGATTGATGGGGCCTAAGCGTCATCCTGGGCGTTTTCTTGCGGGTAAAACGGGCTTAACTGGCGCAATGCTATCGGTCAACATGACTCATCTTGATGATTGTGTCGGCGGCGTCATGGCTATACTTACCCATAAAGGGCAATTGGCACCTGCTTATAATATCTGTTCACCGGATCATCCATGTAAGGCGGCGTTTTATCAGCGCGCAGCGGCAATGTTAGGTTTAGTTGAACCTGAATTTACCTCATCGGGCGATGATAGCGAGGATAAAGTGGTCGACGGCTCGCTCATTTGTCAGCAGCTTGGCTATCAATATCGCCATCAGGATCTATTTGAAATGCTCGAGTCTTGTTGA
- a CDS encoding thiol:disulfide interchange protein DsbA/DsbL, with translation MKKLTQTIRFITLALTAFFATQLAAQTQFIEGRDYIKVAGIPEANKPVVREFFSYNCPHCYRQDGLFSATMAKLDASVDFERTPVGAGRPSWQLSQEAYYLAQRFKVTSQAHGNLFKRIHEGKGAFTRQDELIQFFVEQGVAKAEIDQAIASADSKLALSNYDTQAQLAGIRGVPSLLVNGKYLVTSKTHSADELSALLKYLSSLE, from the coding sequence ATGAAAAAACTAACCCAAACAATACGGTTTATCACATTGGCATTGACGGCGTTTTTTGCCACTCAATTAGCGGCGCAAACGCAGTTTATTGAAGGACGGGATTACATTAAGGTTGCCGGTATTCCAGAGGCAAATAAGCCTGTGGTGCGTGAGTTTTTCTCATACAATTGCCCCCACTGTTATCGCCAAGATGGGTTATTTAGTGCGACGATGGCAAAGCTTGATGCCAGTGTGGATTTTGAGCGCACGCCTGTAGGGGCTGGCCGCCCAAGTTGGCAGTTGAGTCAAGAAGCCTATTATCTTGCGCAAAGATTTAAAGTTACCTCTCAGGCGCACGGTAATCTGTTTAAGCGTATTCACGAAGGAAAAGGCGCCTTTACTCGCCAAGATGAGTTGATACAGTTTTTTGTTGAGCAAGGTGTTGCTAAAGCAGAAATCGATCAGGCGATTGCATCGGCTGATAGCAAGTTAGCCCTATCTAACTATGATACTCAGGCGCAGCTGGCTGGTATTCGCGGCGTGCCTTCACTATTGGTTAATGGTAAGTATCTGGTGACCTCTAAAACCCATTCTGCCGATGAGTTGTCGGCGCTGCTGAAATATCTTTCCTCACTTGAATAG
- a CDS encoding sce7726 family protein, which translates to MTELEIKKLIVRYFLEKYENFVVGSEFSFQFGERRADLALLDDGYLTAFEIKGSRDTVSRLSYQIESYKKFFDFCFVVCEPSNLAEVRATISRDVGILLVERGTITHVRQSKQFKRHDKRVLSSALSVQKLSALSKGSNLRSKHELCEYVSKNNTLDSLRQLSRNDFNERYGVASKLLKQEATLHLTSDDIYTITKKAPSSLKRRVT; encoded by the coding sequence ATGACAGAGCTAGAAATTAAAAAACTAATAGTAAGGTACTTTCTAGAAAAGTATGAAAATTTTGTTGTTGGTTCTGAATTTTCATTTCAATTTGGTGAAAGACGAGCGGATCTAGCATTGCTGGATGATGGCTACTTAACTGCCTTTGAAATTAAAGGTTCTCGTGACACTGTATCTAGATTGAGTTATCAAATTGAAAGCTATAAAAAGTTTTTTGATTTTTGCTTTGTTGTGTGTGAACCAAGCAATTTGGCTGAAGTACGAGCAACGATTTCAAGAGATGTAGGCATCTTACTGGTCGAAAGAGGTACAATTACTCATGTTCGCCAATCAAAACAGTTCAAACGACACGATAAAAGAGTGTTATCCAGTGCGCTAAGTGTTCAAAAGTTGAGTGCGCTATCGAAAGGAAGCAATTTAAGATCGAAGCATGAGTTATGCGAGTACGTATCAAAAAACAATACTTTAGATTCATTAAGACAGTTATCAAGAAACGATTTTAATGAAAGGTATGGAGTGGCCTCAAAACTATTGAAACAAGAAGCCACTCTTCATTTGACGTCGGATGATATATACACAATTACAAAGAAAGCCCCGTCATCACTAAAGCGAAGAGTCACCTGA
- a CDS encoding beta family protein, which translates to MSEFVYFPIIKTRDGELRCFEHINDDDFSKILPIYELTKSRKTKKAPDGDIYRRMSKIAEIQKKRPFILDLSTDENYTNPQIEQLLSEHNGFKEWQYFLFDLHSDLNIVPMVHLYEDDNGKFEDVEEFVRSTSVRTDFLAVRLPYDLSDKEVEYYLTPIVNNLSENCKLYVILDAEFVRNKPIQDVVDAFLDACSGTKPFEDKIEAVVMLCSSFPSNVAQTGGEDIAGEFRICEEDIYQGISEEFPIKYGDYVSINTEQIEMKGGTFVPRVDIASLNGKSFTYKRYRRNNGGYVRAAKHTVIDTTSYKPLGVWADEEIQAAANDNPSGISPAFWISVRMNYYIKSRILLRESGDSSL; encoded by the coding sequence GTCTATTTTCCGATCATAAAGACGAGAGATGGCGAACTTCGATGTTTTGAACACATCAATGATGATGATTTTTCAAAGATTTTGCCAATCTATGAACTAACCAAATCGAGAAAAACGAAAAAAGCACCTGATGGCGATATATATCGTCGTATGTCGAAAATTGCCGAAATTCAAAAGAAACGACCATTTATACTTGATTTGAGTACAGACGAAAATTACACCAATCCTCAAATTGAACAATTATTGTCAGAACATAATGGCTTTAAAGAGTGGCAGTATTTTCTATTTGATCTTCATAGTGATTTGAATATCGTTCCTATGGTTCATTTGTATGAAGATGATAACGGTAAGTTCGAAGATGTTGAAGAATTCGTAAGAAGTACTTCTGTTAGGACGGATTTTCTAGCGGTTAGATTACCATATGACTTAAGTGACAAAGAAGTTGAGTATTACCTAACACCCATAGTAAATAACCTAAGCGAAAATTGTAAACTCTACGTTATTTTAGATGCTGAATTTGTAAGAAATAAACCCATTCAAGATGTAGTAGATGCTTTCCTTGATGCGTGTTCAGGTACGAAGCCATTCGAAGATAAAATCGAAGCCGTTGTTATGCTCTGCTCTAGTTTCCCATCGAATGTCGCTCAAACTGGTGGTGAAGATATTGCAGGTGAGTTTAGGATCTGTGAAGAAGATATCTATCAGGGTATTAGTGAAGAGTTCCCAATCAAATATGGTGACTACGTTTCAATTAACACAGAGCAAATTGAAATGAAAGGCGGCACTTTTGTCCCTAGGGTTGATATTGCATCTTTAAATGGAAAATCATTCACTTATAAGAGGTATCGTAGAAATAATGGTGGGTATGTAAGAGCCGCAAAGCACACCGTTATAGATACAACATCATATAAACCGCTTGGTGTTTGGGCTGATGAAGAGATTCAAGCGGCAGCAAATGATAATCCATCAGGTATCAGCCCTGCATTTTGGATATCAGTTCGCATGAACTACTACATTAAAAGCCGAATTTTACTTAGAGAGTCAGGTGACTCTTCGCTTTAG